A DNA window from Desulfomicrobium macestii contains the following coding sequences:
- a CDS encoding tRNA dihydrouridine synthase produces the protein MKKTLFPITPDKPWLAPLAGYSDLPFRLLCHEYGCSAAVTEMVSAKGLIYNSPGTNELLQTCDEDSPLIVQLFGSEEPFLVQSIERLREAGFRYFDLNCGCPVRKVVKTGSGAALLKEPEKLLGIAKSMINAAEPGCMGFKIRLGWYVGQPVYLQVAAKLEELGAGWVTMHPRFGAQGFTGHADWAQLKSLKENVSLPVIASGDLFHAEDAMQCVEQTGVDSIMFARGALNDPSIFKRYLHLLRKEEPDPNSWTHMVGMVRRLSELYPQHGMERLGLLKMRTLLPRFLKGLPGARAIRRDIVFCKSWDDVFTILEAGMNEPEEI, from the coding sequence ATGAAAAAAACACTATTCCCCATAACCCCCGACAAACCTTGGCTTGCGCCTCTGGCCGGATATTCCGATCTCCCCTTTCGGCTCCTGTGTCACGAATATGGATGCAGCGCTGCCGTGACGGAAATGGTCAGCGCCAAGGGTCTGATCTACAACAGTCCGGGCACCAATGAGCTTCTGCAGACCTGCGATGAAGACAGCCCCCTGATCGTACAGCTTTTTGGATCGGAAGAGCCTTTTCTTGTGCAGTCCATCGAACGCCTGCGGGAAGCGGGCTTCCGCTATTTCGATCTCAACTGCGGTTGCCCGGTGCGCAAGGTAGTGAAAACAGGCAGCGGCGCAGCCCTGCTCAAGGAACCGGAAAAGCTCCTTGGCATTGCGAAATCCATGATCAACGCGGCAGAGCCCGGTTGCATGGGCTTTAAGATCCGTCTGGGCTGGTATGTCGGGCAACCAGTCTATCTGCAGGTGGCCGCCAAGCTTGAGGAACTGGGCGCTGGCTGGGTGACCATGCATCCGCGCTTCGGCGCCCAGGGTTTCACCGGACATGCCGATTGGGCCCAACTGAAGTCGCTGAAGGAAAACGTGAGCCTGCCTGTCATCGCCAGCGGAGATCTCTTTCACGCGGAAGACGCCATGCAATGCGTCGAGCAAACAGGTGTGGATAGCATCATGTTCGCGCGCGGAGCCTTGAACGATCCGTCAATTTTCAAACGGTATCTGCACTTGCTGCGTAAAGAAGAGCCGGATCCAAATTCGTGGACGCACATGGTTGGCATGGTTCGCAGACTCAGTGAGCTCTATCCTCAGCATGGCATGGAGAGGCTTGGCCTGCTCAAAATGCGCACTCTGCTGCCCAGATTCCTCAAAGGCCTGCCCGGAGCGCGCGCGATCCGGCGCGATATCGTATTCTGCAAGTCATGGGACGATGTGTTCACGATTCTAGAAGCTGGCATGAATGAACCCGAGGAGATCTGA